A window of Trueperaceae bacterium genomic DNA:
GCTTCGGCATCGGGATGATGCTCGCGGTGTAGCTCTTCTGGCCGTTGGGGCGCAGCATCCCGGTGAAGTACACGCCGGGCGAGCGGTGGATCTGCGAGACGATGACGCGGTCGGCGCCGTTGATGACGAAGGAGCCGTCCTCGGTCATCAGCGGGAGGTCGCCGAGGAACACCTGGTCCTCCTTGATGAGGCCGGTGTCCTTGTGCACGAGCTGGAGTTTGGCGAACAGGCCGGACTGGTAGCTCAGGTCCTTCTCGCGGCATTCCTCGGGGCCGTACTCCGGCTCGGTGAGGGTGTACTCGAGGAAGTCGATGACGAGGCCGGTCTGGCGACCGCGTTCGGTCTCGTCGATCGGGAAGATCTCCTTGAACGCCGCCTGCAGCCCGTGCGGCGCGCGTGCGGTGGGGGCCACGTCGCGTTGCAGGAAGTGCTCGTACGACGTGATTTGAATGTTGGTGAGGTTGGGCAGGTCCGCCACCTCACGAATGCTTCCGAACGATTGGATCTCGCGCATCATCACCCCTTCGTCGCATGCGCGGAGTCCGCACCTCGGGGGGTGCGGGCCGCTGGGTCGTCGTGGAGACGCAGGTCCCGGCGCACGGGGCCGGGGTTCGTGGTGCGGGGGGTCGTGTCCGTCCGGAGTGCGTCGCTCCGGGTCGGGCTCGCCGTCAGGTTCCGCGCGCTTCGCAAAGCCACCTCCGCAGGGTCGGGTGCGTACGGCTCAAAGAAATAGGGTACGGCCAAATAGAACGAACGAACGTCGTGCGTGCGGCGGGCGCCGTCGGGGGGTGGGCGGTTCGGGGGCGGGTCGGCCCGGCCGGGGGTCCGGCCGGGCCTCGCCGCTGCATCCGGTGCGAACCGCGGGGCCCTACTTGACCTCGACGGTCGCGCCCGCGGCTTCGAGCTTCTCCTTGATCTCGGCGGCTTCGTCCTTGGAGACGCCTTCCTTGACGACGCCCCCGCCTTCGACGAGCTCCTTGGCCTCCTTGAGGCCGAGGTTCGTGATGCCGCGAACCTCCTTGATGACCTGCAGCTTCTTGTCGCCGGCATCGCCGATGCTGACGGTGAACTCGTCCTGCTCCGCGGCGGCTTCGCCTTCGGCGGGCGCGGCGGCGCCGGCGGCCATCATGGCGCCGGCCGGCATCGCGGCGGCCGCCTCGACGCCCCAGGTCTCCTTGAGGGCATCGACGAGTTCGGTGAGTTCCAGGACGGTGAGCGCCCCGAGTTCTTCGACGAGTTTGTCCTTATCGAACGCCATGTCAGTTTCCTTCCTCGAGCTTGGCCTTGTAGTTGGTCATGACGGACACCAGGTCGCGCGGCGGGCCGGAGAGGACCCCCACGAGCCGTTGCATGGGCGCCTGAAGCACCCCCACCAGCTCGGAGAGGATCTCGTCGCGGGACGGAAGCTTCGCGATCTTCGCGAAGGCCTCCGGTCCGACCTGCCCCCCTTGGAGCAGGCCGCCCTTGGCGACGGGTAGATCGGCATCGTGCTCTTCGGCGAAGTCGCTGAGCGCTTTGACGGGGGCGACGGGATCGTCGCCGACGAGGACCAGTGCGGTCGGTCCCGTCAGCGTCTCGTCGAACCCCTCGACGCCCTGCTCCTGCAGGACGACGCGGATCAGCGTGTTCTTCGCGACGAGCAGGCGACCTCCGGCGTTGCGCACCGCGGCGCGCAACGTCCCGAGTTCTCCCGCCGAGAGCCCCTGGTAGTCCACGACGAAGAAGGTCGACGCATCCGCGAGGGACTCGCGGAGCTCGGCGACCATCGCTTCGTTCTTCGGATTCGCCATGGTGGTCTCCCGATTCGTGTTCGTGCGTCCCCCGGAGGGAACGTGCCGCGAGGCGTAGCGAGGACGGCGGATGCCGTACCGTTGCGCCTCGGCAGGATCTTTAAGCCTGGCCGGCCCCTGCTGTCTCCAACGCCATCAGGTGGTTCGGGACGCGCCCGAGAGGGACGCGTACGTCCCCGCTACGCACCGGGATGCCGATCAGACCGCCACCCGGACGCTGGGTCCCATGGTGGAGGTGAGATGGACGGTCTTGACGAAGATCCCCTTCGCCGCCTCGGGACGCGCCGCTTCGAGCGCCTCCTGCAGGGCCGCGAGGTTCTCCGCGAGGTGGGCGGCGTCGAACGACGCCTTGCCGATCGGAGCGTGCACGACGCCGGTCTTGTCGGCCCGGAACTCGATCCGGCCCGCCTTGAGCGCCGTGACGATGCCGGCCACGTCGGGGCCGACGGTGCCGGCCTTGGGGTTGGGAAGGAGGCCCTTGGGGCCCAGCACGCGGCCGAGTTTCGAGCCGATGGCGGCCATCATGTCGGGCGTCGCGACGACGGCGTCGAACTCCATCCAGCCGCCGGCGATGCGGTCGACCATCTCGTCCGCACCGGCGGCGTCGGCGCCGGCCTCGAGGGCGGCGTCGATCTGGTCGGCGCCGGTGATGGCGACGACCCGGATGGTCTTCCCGGTCCCGTG
This region includes:
- the rplL gene encoding 50S ribosomal protein L7/L12 gives rise to the protein MAFDKDKLVEELGALTVLELTELVDALKETWGVEAAAAMPAGAMMAAGAAAPAEGEAAAEQDEFTVSIGDAGDKKLQVIKEVRGITNLGLKEAKELVEGGGVVKEGVSKDEAAEIKEKLEAAGATVEVK
- the rplJ gene encoding 50S ribosomal protein L10, translated to MANPKNEAMVAELRESLADASTFFVVDYQGLSAGELGTLRAAVRNAGGRLLVAKNTLIRVVLQEQGVEGFDETLTGPTALVLVGDDPVAPVKALSDFAEEHDADLPVAKGGLLQGGQVGPEAFAKIAKLPSRDEILSELVGVLQAPMQRLVGVLSGPPRDLVSVMTNYKAKLEEGN
- the rplA gene encoding 50S ribosomal protein L1, whose protein sequence is MAKHGKRYRDLAGKVDRDASYAAADAAALVKDLATAKFDETVEAHVRLGVDPRKSDQTVRGTVALPHGTGKTIRVVAITGADQIDAALEAGADAAGADEMVDRIAGGWMEFDAVVATPDMMAAIGSKLGRVLGPKGLLPNPKAGTVGPDVAGIVTALKAGRIEFRADKTGVVHAPIGKASFDAAHLAENLAALQEALEAARPEAAKGIFVKTVHLTSTMGPSVRVAV